From a region of the Marmota flaviventris isolate mMarFla1 chromosome 13, mMarFla1.hap1, whole genome shotgun sequence genome:
- the LOC114089969 gene encoding LOW QUALITY PROTEIN: carbohydrate sulfotransferase 13 (The sequence of the model RefSeq protein was modified relative to this genomic sequence to represent the inferred CDS: inserted 1 base in 1 codon) produces MGWRCSWRRRALVVAGLGAALLLLLCTLRPAFENMSLGSIWLRGEKKSPLQLLCDLEQGPLSALAEVHRQHADLLRRACSCHMLRQRLLQPEDLRHVLVDDAHGLLYCYVPKVACTNWKRVLLVLNGCALGDARAIPEHEAHAPGSLRSLAEFSPAEVNQRLHASVLFMREPFECLASAYRNKLSRPYSATFQRRYGMSILRRLHPCAQPEALTRXPDVRFAEFLTYVLDPRTRRDEPFNEHWERAHVLCHPCRLHYDIMGKFQTLAEDLAFVLGLVGTQDLSFPALRALPARDLAARLFQDISPFYQRRLFDLYKMDFLLFNYWAPSYLWLR; encoded by the exons ATGGGTTGGCGCTGCTCCTGGAGGCGGCGCGCATTGGTGGTCGCGGGTCTGGGCGCTGCACTGCTGCTACTGCTGTGCACCCTGCGCCCTG CATTTGAAAACATGTCCCTGGGCTCCATTTGGCTTAGAGGGGAGAAGAAGAGTCCCCTGCAGTTACTCTGTGACCTGGAACAG GGCCCGCTCTCGGCCCTAGCGGAGGTGCACCGGCAGCATGCCGACCTGCTCCGCCGAGCCTGCAGCTGTCACATGCTCCGGCAGCGGCTGCTGCAGCCAGAGGACCTGCGGCACGTGTTGGTGGACGATGCGCACGGGCTGCTCTACTGCTATGTGCCCAAGGTGGCCTGCACCAACTGGAAGCGAGTGCTGCTGGTACTGAACGGCTGCGCCCTTGGCGACGCGCGCGCCATCCCCGAGCATGAGGCGCACGCGCCGGGCAGCCTGCGCTCACTGGCCGAATTTAGCCCCGCGGAGGTCAACCAGCGCCTGCACGCCTCTGTGCTGTTCATGCGTGAGCCCTTTGAGTGCCTGGCGTCCGCCTACCGCAACAAGCTCTCGCGACCCTACAGCGCCACCTTCCAGCGCCGCTATGGCATGAGCATCTTGCGACGCCTGCATCCCTGCGCCCAGCCTGAGGCGCTGACCC TGCCCGACGTGCGCTTTGCTGAGTTCCTGACCTACGTGCTGGACCCGCGCACGCGGCGCGACGAGCCCTTCAACGAGCATTGGGAGCGTGCCCACGTGCTCTGCCACCCGTGTCGCCTGCACTATGACATCATGGGCAAGTTCCAGACGCTGGCCGAGGACCTGGCTTTTGTGCTGGGCCTGGTGGGCACCCAGGACCTGAGCTTCCCCGCGCTGCGGGCGTTGCCTGCGCGTGATCTGGCTGCGCGCCTCTTCCAGGACATCAGCCCCTTCTACCAGCGGCGCCTCTTCGATCTGTACAAGATGGACTTCCTGCTCTTCAACTACTGGGCCCCCTCCTACCTGTGGCTGCGCTAG